The genomic window GCAGCCGTCCGGGCTACAGCAACGGCGTCTTCGCCACCCGGGACGGCGCCCGGGACCTGGTCTACTCGCTCACCCCCACCAGCAGGGAGGGAGCCTCGTTCGCCGCCCAGTACGGCATCGCCGCAGCGGCCTTCGACCTGCCGGCCCTGCCGGGCCACTGATCCGGCCCACCGAGGTGGTCCGCCCCGGCCCCGGCTCTTCAGCCGGGGCCGGGCCTGTCCGGCGGATCCTGGCGGTCCGGGCGCTGCGCGACGCGGTGGCCCCATGCGCGGGTCATCAACCCCACCCCTCTTCCTGTCCGCTGCCTCTGATCAGCACAAACGGGCCCGTCGAGCCTACTCCGGGCACGCGCGTCCGCCTGATAGCTTCGCCAGCCGTGGCAGGGCCGCGGGAGACCGCCCGCGGTGGGCCGGGTCCACCCGCTCGGGAACGGAGTCAAGCGTGATCGAACCGGTTGACAGCACCGACGGTCGGCGGGTGCCCTCGCTCGGGCGCCGGGGGTTCCTCAAGTCGGCCGCGGCGGCCACGGTGGGCCCGGCCGTCGCGGCGGGCCCCGCGCAGGCCCGGGCGGAGCAGGGCCGCGGGGCCGTCGCCAGGCTGCTCGCGGTGCCCCGCGACCGCCGTGACGAGGACTGGATCCGCCGGGCGCTGCAGATCGCCGTCGAGCTGGAGCTGGCGACGATCCCGCCCTACCTGTGCGCCTGGTGGTCCATCGAGGACCGCGACTGCGAGCCCGCCGCACTCATCAAGGGCATCGTCTGCGACGAGATGTTCCACATGGGGTCGGCCTGCAACCTGCTCGTGGCGGTCGGCGGCACCCCGCGGATCGCCGACGCCGTCCCCGGCTACCCCGGACCGCTGCCCGGCGGCGTGCGCGGCGGGCTGACCGTGTACCTCTCCGGGCTCACCAAGGAGTACGTGCGCGAGGTCCTGATGGGCATCGAGACTCCCGAGAGCCCGCTCGCCCGGCAGTCCGGTCCGCCGACCATCGGCGCGTTCTACACCGCGCTCCTGACCGCGTTCCAGGACGTCCGCCCCGCCCTCGCGCCGGACCGCCAGCTCGAGCTGCGGATCGGCCCGGACACCCTGACACCGGTGACGAGCCTCGACGACGTCGAGCAGTCGATCGAGACCATCAGGGAGCAGGGCGAGGGCACCTCGGCCACGCCGGAGGCACCGTCCGCCCAGGACGCGCCGGCGCACTACTACGCGTTCGGCGAGATCTACCACGAACGGCGGCTGCAGCAGGTCGGCGGGGCCTGGGAGTTCAGCGGCGAAGCGGTCCCGTTCCCGCAGACCCGTCCGATGGGCGTCGTCCCGGCGGGCGGCTGGCCCTCGCCTGCCGCCGAGGTCCAGGATCTGCTGCAGCAGTTCGACGACACGTTCTCCGACGTGCTGCAGGGTCTCCAGGACGCCTGGGCCAATGGTGACTCCGATGCCCTGGACGGCGCGGTGGGCGCGATGCTGGCACTGGAGAAGCCGGCCCTCGCGCTCATGGACATCCCGCTGCCCGACGGCTCCGGCCGCTACGGTCCGCAGTTCCGCCCCCGGGCCGCCACGTCCGACTGACCACCAACGCCCAGGCGCCGAGGCGCCGGGAGAAGACACCGGCCCGGTGTGCGGGAGCCGTCGCTCCCGCACACCGGGCCGGGTGCGTCAGGCGGAGGTGCCGGAACCGTCGGCGCCCCGGCCACGGCGGCCGAGCACCGCGCCGGCCACCGCGCCGAGCACGCCGACGACGATGCCGGCGATCCCCAGACCGCGGGCCGTGGCGTCGCTGCTGCTCTTCGCCGCCGTGCTCGGCGCCGACGGCGCGGACGAGGCGGGCGCCGAGGTGAGGTACAGCACCGGCGCCGGGTGGTCCGGCTCGGGCTGGCCGGGCTTCTGCTCGTCGATCCACCGCACGATGTTTCCGTTGCTGTAGGTCTGCAGGGCCTTGAAGACGACCTGGTCGGTGTTGTCCGGCAGGGCCCCGAAGTCGACGGTGAAGTCCTGGTAGTGGTTCGGGGCGATCTGCCCGCCGGTCCAGACGATCTGCGAGACCACGTCGGTGATGTCGCCGTCGTCGGTGTGGATCGGGGTGGCGAGCTTGGTGGTCTGGATCTGGTCGGTCCAGCCGGGCACCGGCGCCACCAGGGCGGACGGGATCGGGTGGTCGAGGGGGAAGTCGACCTCGACCCGCACCGTACTGGCGGTGTCGTCCTCGTCCGGCACGCGGAAGGCGAACGTCTGGTCGGTGGCGTCCTTGGCCACGCTGGAGGGCTGCACGGTGACGTGCGCGGAGGCGGGTCCGGCGATCAGCAGCACGGCCGCGCCGGCCAGGGCGGTCGCGGCGGCCAGGCGGCGCTTGAGGGTGACTGTCATGTCTGGTGTTCTCCGAGGGGAGCGGGCACGCGTGCGGCGCACCGGCGGGAGAGTGCCGCCGGTACGGGTGGGCGCGCCGAGGTGATCAGGGGCACGGGGCCGTCACCCGTCCGGTCGGCGCCAGGGGGCGCTCGGGGCCGTCGGGTTCAGACAGCGGGGGCCGCCGGCGGCCCCCGCCTGATCACGCAGTGCCGCAACAGGACCGGCGAGGGGAGCCGCCACCGGCCGCCCGCCCCCGCGAACCACCCGCGCGGCGGCTGCCCGCCGCGCCCGAGCCCGCCGAAGAGCGCGACACCGAGCCGCGCGACGGCCGCACGCAGCCTCGCCGCACCCGCCGCGGCCACCGCCGCGGCCGCCTCGGCGGTGCTGCGGACCAGCCGCCACACCGCCGCCTCGCCCCGCCGCAGCCACCAGGCCGCCACCACCGTGGCGACGAAGTGGCCGGCGAACATGGTGGGGCTCATCCCGAGCAGCCAGGCGTGGCACCACAGCGCCAGGTGCGGCGCGAGGGTCGCGGAGGCGTGCGGCGCGATCCCCGCCGGCGCGCCCAGCTGGGCGCCCGCCGCGGCCTGGTGAGCACCGCCCGACATCCCGGGCATCCCGGGCATGTCGCCCATCCCGGCCATGCCCGCCGGTGCCGTCTGCGCCCGCACCGGCGTCCGCTCGGCCTGGTACGCCTGCTCGGCGTGGAAGAGCAGGTGGAGGCCCAGCTGTCCGCCCGCCATCGCGCCGGTGATCGCGGTCAGCGACCGTTCCCGACGGGCGCCCGACACGGCGGCCGCCAGGACCAGGAGCCAGCCCAGCACCACCGCCCGGAGCGGGACCGCGGCGCCGGAACCCATCGCGTGCCCGGCTGCGGCCAGCACGACGCAGACCGTCGCGAACGGCACAGCACGCAGTACGCGAAAGTCGAGCGAGGCGGGAGGCACCGCGGCGGGTGCGCCCCGGGTTGCGGAGGCAGGCATGGCGGGGACATCCTGCCACCCGATCACCCACGAGCGACCCCGGGGCGACAAATAAAGGTCCCGCCCTCCGGATCGCCCTCCGGATCGCCCTCCGGAGGGCGGAGGATCGCCCGGCGGACGCTCCGTCAGGCCGCCCCGGGCGAGCGGGACAGACGGCCCGCGCGGCGGGCAGGCGGCGGCAGGACGTACTGCGATCCGGTGGGTGCGCCGGGCGGCAGGTGTCAGCCGGACCAGCAGGTGGAAGGCGGGACGGGGAGTGTTCGCCGAGCCGCACCGGCGGACGGGACCGGGAGGAGGTGAGCCGCCGTCGCGAAACCCGTCGGTGACCGCATCAAGGACCTGGGCCGCGAGACCAGGGCGCTGGCGCATGCCGTCTGGCGCAGCGGACAGGAGATCGAGCTGCTCCACCGCGCGATGGCCTTCGCCGCGCTGTTCTTCGTCACGCTCGTTCCGCTGCTGGTGGTGGTCGCCGCGGCCTTTCCGAGCCGGGGCAGCGGGATCGCGGACTGGATCAACGACGGCCTCGCGCTGTCCGGCCGGTCGGCCAAGGCGGTCGGCGAGCTGTTCGCCTCCCGCAGCGAGGTGCTCAACACCACCACCGCGCTGAGCCTGGCCGCGCTCGCCGTCTTCGGCATCTCGCTGATGGCCGCCGTCCAGCGGACCTACGAGCGGATCTGGAACCTGCGCCCCGGCGCCTGGCACGCCGTGTGGCGCCAGGTGCTCGGGCTGGCCGGACTGATCGCCGTCATCCTGCTGACCACCTGGCGGGGCGCGCTCCCGCACGAGGCCACCGCGTCCACCGCGCTGCGGGCCGGCCTGAGCGTCTGCGGCGGAGTGCTCTACTTCTGGTGGCTGCAGCACCTGCTGCTCGCCTCCCGGATCGCCTGGTCGGCCCTGTTCCCCGGAGCGGTCGCGACGGTGGCGGCCTTCGCCGGGCTCCGCGTCTTCTCCCAGCTGGTCTTCGCACCGCTGATCGTCTCCAACGCGGTCTCCTACGGCGCGGTGGGGTCCGTGCTGATCGTGCAGTCCTGGCTGATCGGCGTCGGCTACACCGTGTACGCCGGTGCGATGGTCGGCCGGGTCAGCCGCGACGACCGCTCGCCCGAGGACCGGCCGACCGAGGGTGAGACGTACGAGGACCCGTGAGGCCGGCCCCGTCAGGCGCCGACGTAGGCCGCCAGGTGCTCGCCGGTGAGGGTCGAGCGGGCGGCGACCAGCTCGGCGGGGGTGCCCTCGAAGACGATCCGGCCGCCGTCGTGGCCCGCGCCCGGGCCGAGGTCGATGATCCAGTCGGCGTGCGCCATGACCGCCTGGTGGTGCTCGATGACGATCACCGACTTGCCGGAGTCGACCAGGCGGTCGAGCAGGCCGAGCAGCTGCTCGACGTCGGCGAGGTGCAGCCCGGTGGTCGGCTCGTCGAGGACGTAGACGCCGCCCTTGTCCGTCATGTGGGTGGCCAGCTTGAGGCGCTGGCGCTCGCCGCCGGAGAGCGTGGTGAGCGGCTGGCCCAGGCTGAGGTAGCCGAGGCCGACGTCGGCGAGCCGGGTGAGGATCGCGTGCGCGGCCGGCGTGCGGGCCTCGCCCGTGCCGAAGAACTCCTCGGCCTCGGTCACCGACATCGCGAGCACCTCGCTGATGTCGCGCCCGCCGAGGTGGTACTCCAGCACCGAGGCGTCGAACCGGCGGCCCTCGCACTCCTCGCAGGTGCTGGCCACGCCCGCCATCATCGCCAGGTCGGTGTAGACGACGCCGGCGCCGTTGCAGGTGGGGCAGGCGCCCTCGGAGTTGGCGCTGAACAGGGCCGGCTTGACGCCGTTGGCCTTGGCGAAGGCCTTGCGGATCGGGTCGAGCAGCCCGGTGTAGGTGGCCGGGTTGCTGCGCCGCGAGCCGCGGATCGCGCTCTGGTCGATCGAGACCACCTCCGGGTCGCCGGCCCCCGACGATCCGGGCAGCGAGCCGTGCACCAGCGAGCTCTTGCCGGAGCCCGCGACGCCGGTGACCACGGCCAGCACCCCGAGCGGGATGTCCACGTCGACGTCCTGCAGGTTGTTGGCCGACGCGCCGCGGATCGGCAGCTTGCCCGTGGGCGTGCGCACGCTCTCCTTGAGGGCGGCCCGGTCGTCGAGGTGGCGTCCGGTGACGGTGCCGCTGGCCCGCAGCCCCGCCACGGTGCCCTCGAAGCAGAGGGTGCCGCCGCCCGTTCCGGCGCCCGGGCCGAGGTCGACGACGTGGTCGGCGATCGCGATCACCTCGGGCTTGTGCTCCACCACCAGCACCGTGTTGCCCTTGTCCCGCAACCGCAGCAGCAGGTTGTTCATCCGCTGGATGTCATGGGGGTGCAGGCCCGTGGTGGGCTCGTCGAAGACGTAGGTGACGTCGGTGAGCGAGGAGCCGAGGTGGCGGATCATCTTGACGCGCTGCGCCTCGCCGCCGGACAGCGTGCCCGCGGGCCGGTCGAGCGCGAGGTAGCCCAGCCCGATCTCGGCGAACGACTCCAGGGTCTGCCCGAGCGCCGTGAGCAGCGGCGCCACCGAGGGCTCCCGCAGACCGCGCACCCAGGCGGCCAGGTCGCTGATCTGCATGGCGCAGGCGTCGGCGATGCTGAGGCCCTTGATCTTCGAGGACCGGGCCCCCTCGCTGAGCCGGGTGCCCTCGCACTCGGGGCAGGTGGTGAAGGTGACCGCCCGCTCGACGAAGGCGCGGATGTGCGGCTGCAGCGCCTCCTTGTCCTTGGCGAGCATCGACTTCTGCAGCTTGGGGATCAGCCCCTCGTAGGTGAGGTTGACGCCCTCGACCTTCACCTTGGTCGGCTCCCGATAGAGGAAGTCGTGCATCTCCTTCTTGGTGAACCTGCGGATCGGCTTGTTCGGGTCGAGCAGGCCCGACTCGGCGTAGACCCGCACGGTCCAGAAGCTGTCCGACTTCCAGCCGGGGATGGTGAAGGCGCCCTCGGCGAGCGACTTGGAGTCGTCGTAGAGCTGGGTGAGGTCGATGTCGGTGACCGAGCCGCGGCCCTCGCAGCGCGGGCACATGCCGCCGGTGCGGTTGAAGGTCGCCTTCACGGCCTTCGTGGCGGCGCCCCGTGCCACCGTGATCGCACCGCTGGCCTGTACCGAGGGGACGTTGAAGGCGTACGCGCTGGGCGGGCCGATGTGCGGGCGCCCGAGGCGGCTGAACAGGATGCGCAGCATCGCGTTGGCGTCGGTGGCGGTGCCGACCGTGGAGCGGGGGTCGGCGCCCAGGCGCTGCTGGTCGACGATGATCGCGGTGGTCAGCCCGTCGAGGACGTCGACCTCGGGCCGGGCCAGCGTCGGCATGAAGCCCTGCACGAAGGCGCTGTAGGTCTCGTTGATCAGCCGCTGCGACTCGGCGGCGATGGTCTCGAACACCAGCGAGCTCTTGCCCGATCCGGAGACCCCGGTGAACACCGTCAGCCGGCGCTTGGGCAGTTCGAGGCTGACGTCCTTGAGGTTGTTCACCCGCGCGCCGTGCACGCGGATCAGATCGTGGCGGTCGGCGCTGTGCGGTGCGGCCGGCTGCTTGTCACGCTTGGTCTCCATGCGCCTCACCCTACGGGCGGTGTCCGGGTCCGGGCTTCTCCGTTCCTGACCGGTCGCGTGTGGATCTTGGCGAGGCAGGCGGGGAGGGCCGCGTCCGCCTCGTGGTCACGCTCCCGGTAGGCGCTGGGGCTCTCGCCGACCAGCTCGGTGAAGCGCGAGCTGAACGATCCCAGCGAGGTGCAGCCGACCGCGAAGCAGACCTCGGTCACCGACAGGTCACCGCGGCGCAGCAGTGCCTTGGCCCGCTCGATCCGGCGGGTCATGAGGTAGCTGTAGGGCGTCTCGCCGAAGGCCGCGCGGAAGCTGCGGGAGAAGTG from Kitasatospora sp. NBC_01250 includes these protein-coding regions:
- a CDS encoding excinuclease ABC subunit UvrA, with protein sequence METKRDKQPAAPHSADRHDLIRVHGARVNNLKDVSLELPKRRLTVFTGVSGSGKSSLVFETIAAESQRLINETYSAFVQGFMPTLARPEVDVLDGLTTAIIVDQQRLGADPRSTVGTATDANAMLRILFSRLGRPHIGPPSAYAFNVPSVQASGAITVARGAATKAVKATFNRTGGMCPRCEGRGSVTDIDLTQLYDDSKSLAEGAFTIPGWKSDSFWTVRVYAESGLLDPNKPIRRFTKKEMHDFLYREPTKVKVEGVNLTYEGLIPKLQKSMLAKDKEALQPHIRAFVERAVTFTTCPECEGTRLSEGARSSKIKGLSIADACAMQISDLAAWVRGLREPSVAPLLTALGQTLESFAEIGLGYLALDRPAGTLSGGEAQRVKMIRHLGSSLTDVTYVFDEPTTGLHPHDIQRMNNLLLRLRDKGNTVLVVEHKPEVIAIADHVVDLGPGAGTGGGTLCFEGTVAGLRASGTVTGRHLDDRAALKESVRTPTGKLPIRGASANNLQDVDVDIPLGVLAVVTGVAGSGKSSLVHGSLPGSSGAGDPEVVSIDQSAIRGSRRSNPATYTGLLDPIRKAFAKANGVKPALFSANSEGACPTCNGAGVVYTDLAMMAGVASTCEECEGRRFDASVLEYHLGGRDISEVLAMSVTEAEEFFGTGEARTPAAHAILTRLADVGLGYLSLGQPLTTLSGGERQRLKLATHMTDKGGVYVLDEPTTGLHLADVEQLLGLLDRLVDSGKSVIVIEHHQAVMAHADWIIDLGPGAGHDGGRIVFEGTPAELVAARSTLTGEHLAAYVGA
- a CDS encoding helix-turn-helix transcriptional regulator, which translates into the protein MMLEDLVRLRRARDLMDRDYAQPLDVAALAQVALMSPGHFSRSFRAAFGETPYSYLMTRRIERAKALLRRGDLSVTEVCFAVGCTSLGSFSSRFTELVGESPSAYRERDHEADAALPACLAKIHTRPVRNGEARTRTPPVG
- a CDS encoding YcnI family copper-binding membrane protein; this translates as MTVTLKRRLAAATALAGAAVLLIAGPASAHVTVQPSSVAKDATDQTFAFRVPDEDDTASTVRVEVDFPLDHPIPSALVAPVPGWTDQIQTTKLATPIHTDDGDITDVVSQIVWTGGQIAPNHYQDFTVDFGALPDNTDQVVFKALQTYSNGNIVRWIDEQKPGQPEPDHPAPVLYLTSAPASSAPSAPSTAAKSSSDATARGLGIAGIVVGVLGAVAGAVLGRRGRGADGSGTSA
- a CDS encoding YhjD/YihY/BrkB family envelope integrity protein; translated protein: MAFAALFFVTLVPLLVVVAAAFPSRGSGIADWINDGLALSGRSAKAVGELFASRSEVLNTTTALSLAALAVFGISLMAAVQRTYERIWNLRPGAWHAVWRQVLGLAGLIAVILLTTWRGALPHEATASTALRAGLSVCGGVLYFWWLQHLLLASRIAWSALFPGAVATVAAFAGLRVFSQLVFAPLIVSNAVSYGAVGSVLIVQSWLIGVGYTVYAGAMVGRVSRDDRSPEDRPTEGETYEDP
- a CDS encoding ferritin-like domain-containing protein; translation: MIEPVDSTDGRRVPSLGRRGFLKSAAAATVGPAVAAGPAQARAEQGRGAVARLLAVPRDRRDEDWIRRALQIAVELELATIPPYLCAWWSIEDRDCEPAALIKGIVCDEMFHMGSACNLLVAVGGTPRIADAVPGYPGPLPGGVRGGLTVYLSGLTKEYVREVLMGIETPESPLARQSGPPTIGAFYTALLTAFQDVRPALAPDRQLELRIGPDTLTPVTSLDDVEQSIETIREQGEGTSATPEAPSAQDAPAHYYAFGEIYHERRLQQVGGAWEFSGEAVPFPQTRPMGVVPAGGWPSPAAEVQDLLQQFDDTFSDVLQGLQDAWANGDSDALDGAVGAMLALEKPALALMDIPLPDGSGRYGPQFRPRAATSD